The region TCGGCGGCGCGGCCGTCGCCGAAGGGGTTCTCCCAGTCGGTGCCGGCGTCGAGCGCGTCGCGCGCGCCCGCCGCGATGGCGTCGGGGCCGACCCCGACGACGCGGTTCGCGCCGACGTCGACGGTCTCGGGGCGCTCGGTGTTGTCGCGCAGGGTGACACACGGCGTCCCGAGGATGCACGCCTCCTCCTGCACCCCGCCCGAGTCGGTGAAGACGAGCCGGGCGGTGCTTTCGAGCCGGAGGAAATCCAGGAAGTCCTGGGGTTCGACCGTCGTGATCGCAGACGGGAGGTCGATCTCGAACTCGTCGAGGCGCTCGCGCGCCCGTGGGTGAATGGGGTAGACGACGTCGAGTCCCGATTCGCTGGCGAACCCCGCCACGCCGTCGAGGAGGCTCGAAAACCGAGCCCGGTCGTCGACGTTCTCGGCGCGGTGGGCGGTCAGCAGACAGAACTCGTCGGCCGTGAGGTCGTTCTCGGCGAGCACCCGGCTCTTCTCGGCCGCGAGGTCGCGATAGCCGATGACCGAATCCACGATGGTGTTGCCGGTGACCTCGATCCGGTCGACGGGGACGCCCTCCTCGCGGAGGTAGCGTGCGGCCTGGTCGGTCGGGCAGAAGAGGTAGTCGGCGGCGTGGTCGGCGAGCACCCGGTTGACCTCCTCGGGCATCCCCCGGTCGAAGCTCCGGAGGCCGGCCTCGACGTGGCCGAGCACGCAGTCGAGCTTGCTCGCGGCGATCGAACCCGCGAGCACGGTGTTGGTGTCGCCCTGGACCAGCACGACCTCGGGCTCCTCGTCGAGGAACACCGACTCGATCTCGCGGATCATCGCGCCGGTCTGGGCGCTGTGCGAACCGGACCCGACCGCGAGGTTGTGGTCGGGGGTCGGGAGTTCGAGCTGGTCGAAGAACACCGCATCGAGTTCCTCGGAGTAGTGCTGTCCGGTGTGGACCACGGAGTAACCGACCCCGCGCTCCTCGCAGGCGTCGATCACGGGCGCGAGCTTGATGATCTCCGGACGGGTACCGAGGACGATCGTCACGGCGGTATCGCTCATCGCCGAACGCCCTCCCTTCCCGCCGTCGACAGTCGATAGTGTGTGAACTGAGTCATAGGTGTCGTATCGGGGACGCACCGCCACTGCAGACCTCGCCGCGAACCGTAGAACCCGGCATCAAGGGCATCATGCGGTCCCTTCATCGGCCCGCTTATCAAACCTGTCGAAACCGGTCGACGGTGTCACGCCGGTCGAGGTAGGTGGCGACCGCGTACGACATCCACGCCTCACACCACCGCATCAGCGTGACCCGCTTCGTATACCAGCGTTCCTGCCGGTAGAAAAACCGGCCGTCGCCGACGTAGAGCGCCCCGAGCACCCAGCCGATGACGCGCTCGGCCAGC is a window of Halococcus hamelinensis 100A6 DNA encoding:
- the wecB gene encoding non-hydrolyzing UDP-N-acetylglucosamine 2-epimerase: MSDTAVTIVLGTRPEIIKLAPVIDACEERGVGYSVVHTGQHYSEELDAVFFDQLELPTPDHNLAVGSGSHSAQTGAMIREIESVFLDEEPEVVLVQGDTNTVLAGSIAASKLDCVLGHVEAGLRSFDRGMPEEVNRVLADHAADYLFCPTDQAARYLREEGVPVDRIEVTGNTIVDSVIGYRDLAAEKSRVLAENDLTADEFCLLTAHRAENVDDRARFSSLLDGVAGFASESGLDVVYPIHPRARERLDEFEIDLPSAITTVEPQDFLDFLRLESTARLVFTDSGGVQEEACILGTPCVTLRDNTERPETVDVGANRVVGVGPDAIAAGARDALDAGTDWENPFGDGRAADRILDLVGVGPATSVGGVSG